One Perca flavescens isolate YP-PL-M2 chromosome 5, PFLA_1.0, whole genome shotgun sequence genomic window, CTGATTGGAAGTtagaaaatcaatttaaaaactGATGGTGTGATTTAGAAAAATTGTCCTGCAAAGTGAAGCGTACACAATTTGTAGTTACTTGGTCAAAATATGCTAAACTAAAAACTATGGTTGTAATAAAACAGATTATTCTGCTTGGAATTTAAATAATTCTATTTATTTGGTGTGTTTTTATCAGTTTCATGGCTTTCAGTTTTATAGCCTGTTGTGACCTGTTGTCTTTTGGGAAAGTGTTTGTTCATTGTTCGTACAGTGTAATATACAAGTGTTTGAAATATTCCTTAATTTTATAATGAAAATAGTTGCCAGTGGGCAAAATGGTACCAGATTCCTCAGCAAGAGGgtcaaattaataaaaacaaatggatcctgatgcatttgtttttttacgcTGTACCGAACAACTCACATCGAACCGTGACTCCTGAACCAGGGTATGAACGGAACCGTGGCTCCGTCAcacctaaagcttagttcccaCTACAAGACTTTCAAACTCACCGATGATGATGTATTTGAAGATGTAGGAGTAGTTGTAAGGTGCGGCTGTCATCTTGATACTGTGGGGAAAATGAAAACAGGAAAAGAAGTCTGACTTAAACAAAACTTGGACTTCAGACAAATCAGTACACATCCTGTCCGAGAGTCTGGACCGAACCAGTGTCAGTAATCACCTCTGCGGTCAAACAACCTGATCAGAAACCGTTTAACTGGGCAACAGACAAAAGGAAGCAACCGGCTAGGCTAACACACAGCTAGGCTAACACAGCGAGCTCTGAGTTAGCATGAGACGTTAAACACCATGACAGTCCCGAAGCGTGAAAGCAGTCATCTTTAGGAGACGTATTAAACACAATCAGCTGACTTTCCTCTCtcagaaaaccttttttttaagcttaGCTCCGGAGCTAACCGGCTAACAGCTGCAGTGCTGTCAACGCCttgctaacaggctaacaagCAGGAGGCCACTTTTATcacaacaaattaaatattaaataaataattaagcagaCAGACGGAGAGGATGAGTTATAAATGCAGATGTTTACCTTCGGTCCGGGTGTCTATCTAACCGGTATACTTGATTAAATTGCCGATAAGACGGGTAGTTATCTTTGTTAACTGGTTAGCCCGGTGATCCGTCAGGAAACCTTCTATGGAAACCTTTCCCTTCTTCCGCGATTCTTCTTCTTCAGCGATCATGCGGCGAAACAACGCTAGACTGACAGGTGTCTACCGCCGCCCAGCGGACGAGAGGAGGCTAATGCCTGTATCCAGAGTTTTTAGTTAACTAGTACAGAGCCCGTTggaaatgtgcctgtttggaacaggcgattgcttggcctgtggtattgctgcttgtagaattcttcaaaaccaaattgtaccccaaaattaccaTAGACAGGAAAATTACTTACATGAAGACATTGTAGGCctactactgtatttacctgacagagaatggggcagattcagaatgtaatcacaaaatatcacatcTGCGTTCATCAGCCACCAgagcctttgtgtgtgtgtgtgtgtgtgtgtgtgtgtgtgtgtgtgtgtgtgcgcacggagggagagagagagagagagagagagagagagagagagagcgagagcgagagagacacgttgtaacacttcagcagaggtgCTCATTTCCATTGGcctacaggtttagtggcttgatgATTAATGGTGAAGTAGGGGGTTTGATATTGGTATGGTATTTTGGTgatggtaatgttattagtgttgtaagttagcagtagacttaataaacccgacccagggtgagtctgatgaaaactgatgtgtctgcccggttcaactctgacattttctcgcattgcacagtgctgtgaaggaataatctccgagattacgttatgttctgccagctcacagcaaccaatagcaggaaaagagtcaaaggctgtccaaagtattttttacatttttttttcaatacatttttgtgggtctgaggtgtatttcacattttagctgccaaagctccgctTCTTTCTTCAACCCTCTCTGTGTCTAGTGCTGAGTTCAGTcagtgtgtagtgtgagagggggaggggccagcggctagagcgcaaaagccaatgtgttcTTCTTTTACCTatgatatcttttgcatttctaatccaaacaacgtaaacttggcactgcacttgcccgtagcaagacacctgtcaagtttgaaatccatcgaaCTAACGcttcgagagatatgcgcataacacacacacagacagacagacagacagacagacattccgcaatttatagatagataactTAACcctgtgttgtcctcgggtcaaatttgtcCCGTTTTAAAAGTTGctttcagaaatatgggtttcttacaaccaaattgccccaaaataactaggatgcatgcatgtacgttgtatggaacccatacaacatatacatccatgcatccatgttgttttatttaatttaacagcatttgaatttttttatttttaaatagtttcaaaacggcatcctgaccaaactttgacataaaccagtctgtgattcactcaacatcctctgatcttaactattctattagtcaaaaataattcataatttctgcttttttcaagctcaaaaattaggtataatgtcatttaaattaggtgtatttaccatgaataaaaaaagcgttgaaaagagggacaaaaacgttttacaaaagctccaaaaacataaaaaaagcgacaaaacgtTGGAAatctttttcaattttgacccagaatgacAAGTTCATGGCCGAcggtgaagacaacacaagggttaattatAGTATAGTTTAGTAAGTGGTGGAATATAACTCAGGACGTTTTatgaagtactgtacttaagtacaaatttgaggtaattgcactttacttgagtatttctacTTTCTGCTacttatacttctactccactacatctaaAGAAAAATATTGTACCGTTACctcatttttatgacatatttaGTTACTACTTATTTTACAGACTCAGATTAAAAGGcctaatacaaaatataatcaacaaataaatgatgatgCATTATTTTAGGTTAATACAAATCTTTATTTATCCGCGGGGGAAATTCAGAAACTACCCAGCAGCATATGTAATTAAAACAAGCTCCACCTTTATCAGcggcaacattaaagtgatgaacacattatTGCATCAATCATTTTTCATTGAATATAATTCTGAAATGGATCATTCTGCataattacttttactttttgtacttttggaagtatattttgatgcttatacttttgtacttttacttaagtaaaatgctGAATGCAAGTCTTTTACTACTacatttctacactgtggtattactacctttactgaagtaaaacaTCAGAGTACTTTCACCACTTTTTGTATCCCTGCTGTAATTTCAAACCttttcaaatacaaaaaaactaaaatgcagttttttatattacagtataaTTTTACAGATCAGAGTTTAGTCCAACATCAATAAAGAAACGTTCTCCTGAGATTATTATAAAATCCAGTAAATATAAGTCATGGAAATAAACATAGGCTAAATCATCATGTGTATAATAACATTGTGCAGAACAAGTAAGAAGAGATATAAAACAGTTTCAGTTAAAACACAATTACATCAAAGAGAACATGTTGTACTAAACTAAATAGAACTAACTTAAACAAATGTGCGACCTGAAATTAACAACAATAAGTCATCAAACTGAACACAGAGAAGAGGATTTCTATTACAATTTACAGACTTCACCACACAGGATTAAACCGGAAAGTCCGCAACATGTCTGTTTTCACACTGTACAGACTCCAGCTCTCTGAGTGGCTTTAAAGAAAGAAGTACCTGCAGCTCATTTGCTACAGCTGATTCAGAGCTCCAAGAACAACTGGAAGTACACTGGATTCATAAGCACCTATATTATTACGATGGAtctaacaaaaaataataattgtttattgattatatacatactgtagataTCAAAATCAAAGTCTCTAATTGGACTAAAATAAACCCTGATTAGTGTTAAGATGAAATGTTAATAAAGAATGTGCAGTGTGAGGGCTTTTATGTGTGTACTTATGAAACAAAGGCAGGTGTGAGACTCAAGCCTGTGTCCTCACTCTCTCAACAAATCCTAAAAGCCAAAGGATCATCATCAATATAATATCCTGAAAAAATAGGGTTCCCCAGTTTTGACTTCTTATTTTACTCTGATGCATTCCTGATGTTTAAAGTTATTCATAATCTTGCACACCCTTCTGTTAAAGGAGGCCTTGCCTATCCTGGCAGCACCAGTGCCAGTAGGACTAGAGACTTTACTTAGGGTGACTGGGTATCGCATTCAAAAGGGCCTTTGGCCTTTGGTCAGTCTGTTTTCTCAGTTAAAGTAGTGGGGAAGTGAAATTAAGTATGATATTCCATACTCAGGATGCTTTGCAGTTTTAAAACCAGCCCCAAAACCAATATTTATCATATTGATTCGATGCATTATCTCGCACTGATTGACTTTTATGTATTGTGCTGTTTAATGTTTGCTGTTCTGTGGTTATTATTTGTGTAGTTGCCCAGGGGCAACAGATGTAAATAGTTGCTAGCTAACTCTGGTGCAATTACCTTCAATTGTACGCTGGCCtgcaaaaatgaacaataaaataaatgaaaactacCAACATCACTTTGTAAAGGTCTAAAACCAGCCACGCACTTTGTTCTGTTTAGACTAAATCAGGTGTTGCACATGCAGACATGTTTGTTGACATGTACAGTCGCTGCAGTCTGAACAGTCCTAACTTTTGGGCCGCTTGCAGACATTTAGATGACacaatttgtttcattttaaagtcaCACAAGGGTCTCTTGATTTTGGTGACTTGTTTGGTGAAATTAGGTAATTGCTCAGCACTAATTCAACATAATACCAAAACATTGGATGTAGACTTTAATCAGTGGTGTGAGTACAATtttgagatacttgtactttacttaggGTTTCCATTTTCtactactttatacttttacccactacatctcagactgagatctttttactttttactccccTACATGTATCTgataactttagttactttacagattcagtcaaaacaaaatataatcaactaaTGAATGATGATGTATTAACTACccgctgcaacattaaagtgatgaacacattaatgcatcaatagttgtaatccaataatatatattattctgcataatgagtacttttacatttggtactttaagtatactttgatgctaatacttttgtacttttacttaagtaagattAGGACTTTcatttgtaacagagtatttctatactgtggtattactacttttatgGAAGTAAAATATACTTTCTCCACCTCTGACCGTAATGAGTAACTTCACTCATTGTAAAGCATGTCAGAAAGTTCTCCAATTGAGAGGACTGTTTgtagatgatgatgataatgatgatgatgatgatgatgatgatgatgatgatgatgatgacagacGGTTGGTATCAAGCAGCAGCTTTGGTTTCCCATTCCTGTGAAAACAGTAACAGCAGAGTTAACTGGACAACTGAGACAGATGATTCGATACCTTTGAATGGTGTTCATatgctgctgttttctgttAAAATCTTTGCTGACCTCCAGTGGTTTAACTTGTCACCTTGCTGCAGTGATGCACAGGTGTACTCCAAGACCCTGTGACATCACTGCTGGCTGTGGTTACAGGTGAAACTTTTAACCAGAGAGAAAAATGCTGATTTACAACCtgcttactttaaaaaaataaaataaatacggTAATGTTAGTATGGTGATAAGCTAAACTTTAATTGCTAAACATGCTAATGTGACcatgttagcattagcatgctcAATGTTGTAGAAAGTAACTACTTTTAGTTAGTAAGTActcttttacagtgtggtattcatacttttacttaagtacaggaTGTGAATACTTTCTCCGCCATTGGTGAACTGTAGCCGTGTCTAGATTTGAATTCCCTAAAAGTTGCcttgaaatacaaaaactcTGGATTGTTTTGACTAAATCTGTATTAAAACATAAAGGTGATTGAATGTTGACTGTGATCTATCTGCAGGTTCATTTAGCTAGAAATGAAATAAGTGATATAAAGTACATGTCATTTGTAGTTTATAAGCTAAAAAGCAGCAGAGTGAACCTTTAACCCAGAGAGTTGTAAACGGAGGCATTCATGTGCAGCTAAcataagtttgtgtgtgtgtgtgtgtgtgtgtgtgtgtgtgtgtgtgtgtgtgtgtgtgtgtgtgtgtgtgtgtgtgtgtgtgtgtgtgtgaaactcaCCTTCCTCCTCTGGAAAACCTTCCCATGTTCAATGAACAGCGCTGAAGGAGCTCGTCTGAGAGAGTTTTTAGCTGAGGCTGTCCGTCGCAACAGAGGGTTCAGGAAACCCACCTGCACCAGTAGACCAGCAGAGACCAGCAGAGACCAGAGAACAGAGGATGTCAAAACCATAGTGTGGCTGAGTTATAATACATATATGCTCTGAATCCACAGATATAGAAATGTTTATGCATCCATCTTATTGTAATGCACTGTAAATTGAGAtgtttgtaaaattgtaaaaaatatttcctCACCTGAGCACGCTCACCACAGATGGCCAGCGACTGTCTAAAAGAGGTGCGTTTGTTTTGCTTTCCGACAGACGCCAGGTTGATCTCTGACCCCGCCCTCAGCTGCACCGTCCTCTTCCCCGTTAACTCCAGCTTCTGAACGCCTCGTTCCACTTCCACCGACTTCCTGTCTGAAAAACGGACAAAGATCTTCACTAAAGGTATTTCTGGCATTTTAAAAattacttaaagctatagtgcatagtttctgccgcccccatgaggaattctaagtaatgacaacaaaacttggcgcgtccacatgatacaagccttctgtgactGCGCAAATATTAGCATGCAGATGCAGCTATACTAGCCTGTATGTAgcctgagagggagagaaacatCTGCAAATCTCCTTTAATAAATGAAGGCCACAACTTAGATCAGTGAATCAACATTTTTATCAGCTCAGATCTTCTCTCGTCTGTACTGTGGTGGCTGAACAGTCAGAGGATTTCAGTGAGAAAATCAACTACAAACTATGAAACTGAGATTGAGTCTTTATGCTTATTTATGAGACTCACTGTGGCCAGTGAAGACGGTGTTGCTGTAGGCCACTGAGTCTCTGGACGACACCGAGCTGCAGTGAACTGAATCCTGAGAGCTGTGGAGCTAAAACGCCACAAACACTGATCATTGTTATTATCTGTTCAATTCAATCTTGTACAAAGAAACACGTTTTATGACGTTTTATTTCCTTGTTTGTATGAACAAAGGAGTGATTTTAAACAGAGCATAAATCCTTTGCTATACAGAGCATACCATGAGCTCCAGTATGGAGGTGTTAGAGTAGATGGGCTGGTCTTGGCCTGCTCCACTAAGGTGGAAGGGGTCGTCCATGTAGGTGTTGGAGGTGGGAAACTTTCGAGTCTGCAGCCCACTGAGgagggaaaaaaattaaattactacaagagaaaaaaaagaagaagaagaagaagaagaagaagaagaagaaaacaagtagaagaagaaaacaagtaTAATACCATTTGGGGTGCATCAAGGTTCTTTTCTTGGACCATTTCTCTTTTAGATTTACATTAATGatagtttttttactttttgcagATTGTATTAAACTAATAATCTCACATAAGTAAAAGTAACTAATACCACacagtaaaaatactctgttacagtaaaagtcctgcattgaaaatgttccttCAGTAAAAGCATGTAAGTATAATCATAAAATCGTAGttaaattattaaaagtatAGAAATGTCCCCTGTGACTGTTCATTCATGCATTAATGTAAAAGCAGGGTTTTACTGTTGTAGTTGGTTGAGGTGGAGCCCATTTTGAACTattaactaatgattattttcattatgaattaatctgctgattattttctccattaattgattgtttggtttgtaaaaaatagtgaaaatagtGAGAAATGGCGTCACAATTACCTAGAGCCCAAAGTGACACCTTCAcaatgtttgtatgtatgtgaacACCCTGAAAACATGCTCTGTAACTGTATTAACAGACTATTTTACCTGAGAGCTCCACCtgtgttgatctgtgtgttgttgtcttGGCGACTGTGATTGGCAGCTCCGTCCTGCAGCAGCTTTAGCCATCGCTCCTTTTCATCTGAACTACTCACCTGAAGGAAGGAAGTATTGACACATGAAAATATAAACAGCTAACTCCAACCCATAACCAAATGAATGCCTGGTCAGCTCACCTCCAGCACAGCCACCTGGTCACCGAGCATGCTCAGTGTGATCCTGTAGGAGTGGTCGGTGTCAGGCCCGCCTCTGACTTCGCACCCTCTGAGCTGGACGGTGTACTGAGGCGACCtctctacctcctcctccttctcctcctctccaaaCATGTTGAGTAGACCTGCCTCCACCTGACACAGTAAACTCTGCCACTGACAGTTCATCAGCACGCTCAGGAAACCTGTCAGTCAAACACACCTGAGGTCAGAGCGAGGTCACTCTAACGTGATATCATTTAGTGACTTAAAGGAGCTTAACACTGTTTTAGCCTTTTTTTCAATAGgagctgttttttcttttcattgttgTCGACCAGTGGTTGCCTGGGTCCAGACCTTTTAACCCACTCCACTAAGTTGACTGATTTGTGTGGCATCATGACATGAACCAGCAATTTTTGGGATTAAAAACGATCTAAACTACCCAGTTTATGAACAGTGTATGAAGCAGATAAAATGAAATCAATAAAAATGAGCACCACCTCGACCAACTACAGAATTGAAGTACAGCTCACATACGTCATTAATACAGTTTTTTCTGATGCTATGGTACTATTCTCACAAGTATGTGGTAATATTTCACTACcttaaatacaaataaaccaacaaatcatcaaaaaaaaactcttttcacAACTCTAAGTACATCTGACATTGActgtgtacaaaaaaaacatctagaACTACCAGTTTTACTTTAAAATTCACTATGGTCATACAAAGTACATGCATAACTTTGCATAGGATTTTCTTCTGTATtgttaaaatactttttactaACACTATGCTCATTATTCATAACTGATAGTCAACGAAACATTTGCctaatatattatatgtatGGTTTTAAAGTTTGCCTATTATAGTCTGATGCAAATCTTCAGAATCACCACCCTAAAGTGTGAGATTTTATGTGACctcagtgggatttgaacccacaaCCTTAGTGTTAGTAACTTACAGTAGTGCTCAAACCATCAGGGCCACAAAGAACCACTGCAATGCTTACAGTGTGTACAATACAAATGTGTGGATGAGGCTTGTAATGACATCACTGCTGACCAATGTCAGGCTTGGATTCAACATTCAAGAATATTTTTCCCAAGGTGCATGAACTATGAAAACATACATTGTGATGTGGACGAGAACTTATGGCCAAATCCAGAAGACCGAATTGATGCAGATTAGTGTAGTTACAGAaaactttcacagtatttatagtAAACAGTTTTCTTCCAGTTCTGTTACAgtgttttatttacagtatttgattAGACAAAACCTTACATACTGTTGCAATACAGTAAAAGTTTGTTGCAAACAGATCATCGTTAGCACTTCAAAGGGTAATTTTGAAACATGTATCCTACATCGTTTGGTCTTGGACTAAGTGATTGTTACAATAACTTAACGGAAATAATTGTACTATGATATGTATAAGTGACTTAAGAAATGTACTCATTGTATTTCACCAGAAACTTAGTGGTTGAAACATTGGTCTTGTAGTGAAAGATGCTTACAAGCCAAATTAAAGGATAATCAGTTTCCAGTTACTTTGAAACACTGCACCATACTATTGATAATAACAAAACACTGACAGGATTTTGTTGGTAATACTTAACTGACATTTCAGTTTACTGACTGTAATCAAAGTattttttaaacacttcagatttAACAGTCTTTTCTCCAGCTTacagatataataataataataataataataataataataataataataataataataataataataataagtaatgaTTTCAGTACCTTTTTCTTTGTTGAGGCTGCAGCCAGCTGAAGGTTTCTCTTCCTCAGAGTCAGTCTGGACTGTACTGGACTGAAGAGACAACATGCAGTGCAAACTTCACTTTTTATTTGAATGAAGGcaatttattattgtttttgtgtcATGCATATAACTATGCCTTACAAGACACCAAAAATGTATACAAGCAGGAGCAGAGAGCTGTGTATACATTTACAAACAACAAAGTTAAGAAATAGAGAAACAGCTAAAGCATCTTTTCACGGTCCAATCTTCCTTGTGTACAACAACATTCATAAATCACTGACAAAAACATCCACTATGCAGAATAAATACTTACTAAATAATTCATATGGCCTGTTTCTCCAGGCTTTTGAGACAAAGGTCAACACATCAaaatattgaacaaagttaTATTTTACAACCTTGTTTGCTCTGCAGAAGAGTGGAAGAAGACTTAATGCGTGTTGATTTTTTACTTGTATGTGTTACTGTCTGAAGGGTTTTGGTTAAAGTTAGGGAATACATTATCAACATGGCCTCACCCTGCAGGACAGCGGCCGGTCTGATCTGATCAGAGACAACGAGCTCTGAGTCTCCACTTCACCCCCAGCACTCACCTCCTCTAtcacctgcacacacaaacatgtacagCTGATATACAGTactataaatacatacagtatttatatgtgtgtgtgttaatgtatgaCCACTAATGTtatctgaaaaaaacaaaacaattaaaggtgctgtaggtaggattgcgagaATCCAGGACTTGgcaaaaaaatttgaacatcaacaacttctcagtccctccccctttgccactaaagcccaaaactgtctcctaagcccctccccccacaagggagaatgaatgcgtgtgcatgagcagtgattgacacgcagttagacatccccccctggccctgattggtgcatcagaacagggagcggtggatttatGCAAATCGCACCACAGGCtataggtggtgccagaggagccggatttatttttaattacctgcttcatgtagttctactggaacatagggtcagtttcagcaaatatgacagaaagttacttttataagtcttacctactgcacctttaatggtGGAAGAAGTTTTCACATCtttactgaggtaaaagcacaGAGCTACAGTTAGCTAGTTTAGTTCAGTGGTTTTCAACCTAGAAAACCTGAAAAGGGTCACCTGATAAATCTAAGGGGTTGTCAGATGATTAATGGAAGAGAAGTAAAACAAGAAACTAAGTTAGGATACAATAATATGTTTGAAACTTCATTTGAACACTTCATACAATGAAACTATGTGAGAAGTTTAGAGGAGAAATGTCAACAACTCAGAGACATCTGAAACCTGACAAGGAGACACAACTACACACTGATTTTATATAAGAAGTCCCaaaaataatgtaatacaacaataatataacacaaaaatgtttaatctttaacaatgtattatattttataagctTACTATATGTATtctatgtaaaatcttaatcatACAAATTACTACAGCTATTACATATGTAAATGTAGTGGATTAAAAAGCACAAAATTtatctctgagatgtagtggagtagtagTATAAAAGAgcattaaatgaaaataatcaagTCAAGTACAAGATGCAAAATGTTCTGAAAACTATCAAAAGTAAACGTTTCCATTAAAGCCGAAACAGACCCTTTCAGAGTATTTATATACTGGCACCCTAAAGGAAAGATTGTGGCAGACCCCTCCCACCCTGCACACAAACTCTTTGAACCTCTTCCCTCAGGCAGGAGGCTGCGATCCATCAGAACCAAAACCTCACGCGGCACGCCACAAGAACAGCTTCTTACGGACTGCAGCTGGCCTCATCAACAAGGCCCAGGACCCCCACAAAAATTACTTCCCTCTGAGATGTactgaagtagaagtataaagtagcatacaaATAAATACTTCAACTTAAGCACAGAAT contains:
- the si:dkey-220o5.5 gene encoding actin filament-associated protein 1-like 2, which encodes MFWTLEQRNESEVQQQLRRQTDMDKQKVLAKLIWDLQSFLSVLDSEQNLSYIAQSQKKSISELLSKLQTNDTPVEDAEYMIMSCPSSSPSNELADKPGTEGVQSELVLNHDSPVWLTKGGPEVPPLPLGGLGGDEDDEDTYEEAEPYLPDTTMSNTEKAESDSSHYESYGEEDDDDDDDDDEKPVKDRAHYIQWSASQPCLRPIPESRLCGYLWKRKWLGQWTKQLFIIRSDVMLCYKCAQDLLPQLELNLRGCQLVYKSKSNRKIQHQLKLVLLGSETLVLGYSSFQQADEWRRVIEEVSAGGEVETQSSLSLIRSDRPLSCRSSTVQTDSEEEKPSAGCSLNKEKGFLSVLMNCQWQSLLCQVEAGLLNMFGEEEKEEEVERSPQYTVQLRGCEVRGGPDTDHSYRITLSMLGDQVAVLEVSSSDEKERWLKLLQDGAANHSRQDNNTQINTGGALSGLQTRKFPTSNTYMDDPFHLSGAGQDQPIYSNTSILELMLHSSQDSVHCSSVSSRDSVAYSNTVFTGHNRKSVEVERGVQKLELTGKRTVQLRAGSEINLASVGKQNKRTSFRQSLAICGERAQVGFLNPLLRRTASAKNSLRRAPSALFIEHGKVFQRRKEWETKAAA